The Alcaligenes aquatilis genome contains the following window.
GACCGCGTAATTGGCGGCATGACACAAAAAGCCACCGAGATGGCTACCGAGCTGTACCGGATCTTTGTGGAAGGTGCTTTGGTGCCAACCAATGCCCGTACCGCTGAAATGTGCAAACTGACCGAGAACAGCTTCCGCGATGTCAATATCGCATTTGCCAACGAGCTGTCCCTGATTTGTGATCGCTTGAATATTAATGTGTGGGAACTGATCAGCCTGGCTAACCGTCACCCACGCGTTAATATTTTGCAGCCTGGTGCCGGGGTGGGTGGTCATTGCATCGCTGTGGACCCTTGGTTCATCGTGGACAAAACACCTGAAGAGGCCCGCATTGTTCGCTTGGCTCGCGAGATCAACGACTACAAACCTGAGTGGGTTGTGGAGAAAGTCAAAGCCGCTATTGCCGGAGTGCTGTCGCTGCGTCCTGACGCACGCATGGCAGACATTAAAGTGGCATGCCTGGGCTTGGCCTTTAAACCCGATATTGATGACTTGCGCGAAAGCCCTGCTGTTGGTGTTGCCAAGAAGATCGCCAGCCTGGGATGCAAAGTACACGCCGTAGAACCCAACATCAAAGAATTGCCCGCCAAGCTACAAGGCACTGGAATTGAGCTGTCCGCTCTGGGTAGCGCGCTGGCTGATGCTGACGTCGTCTGCGTTCTTGTCAAACACCGTCCATTCATTGAGCAAGTTGCTGAGATTCGCAAGCATGCTCAGTGTATTGATGTTGTAGGTTTGTTCGCGGAATAAGCGTTAGGAAGGCAGAAAAGGCTGATATGTTGCAATCAAAAGTAAGTAGTGCTGCGCGGGCATTTCGCGATGGAGAGTTTGCACAGGCGATGGCCCTGTACAAAGAGCTGGGTGAGCAGTTGGGGCATCAGTTCTTTGCTGCGAACCTGGCTTTATGCCAGTCTCGTTTAGGTGCGTCCGCAGGCTATGGTGAGCTGGCTAGCTTACCCGTCAAGCAGCTGCGTGTGGCGGGGGTGATGGATGAGTTTACTTTTCACTCCTATGACCCGGAGTGTGAGCTGTTGCAGTTGCACCCTGAGCACTGCATTGAGCAGTTGGAAAGGTTTAAGCCACATATACTTTTTATTGAGTCAGCCTGGCAGGGATTTGAACAGCTCTGGAAGCTGAAGATCAGTACAAATGGCCCGGAAATTAATGCGTGCATTGATTGGTGCAAGCGTAATGGCGTACCAACCTTGTTTTGGAATAAAGAGGATCCTGTGCATTTTGGCACCTTTATCCCCTTGGCCAAGCAAGTGGATTACGTCTTTACGACAGATATTGATTGTGTGCCTAAATATAAAGCCCGTGTTGGCCACGATCATGTCTATTTCCTGCCTTTTGCCGCCCAACCAAAAACGCATAACCCTCTGGAGATTTTTGATCGAAAAGATGCTTTTAATTTTGCGGGTTCGTACTACCTCCGTTATCCAGAGCGTCAGCGTGACTTTGCGGCTCTGATCGGTGCTGTCAAGGGTTTGAGGCCGGTTGATATATATGATCGCAATGCTGATAACCCTCACCCGCATTACACTTTTCCTGACGAATACAAGCCCATGATCTTGGGTAAATTGCCATTTTCGGAGATTGATCGGGCGTATAAAGGTTATCGATATGGCATAAACATGAATACCATCAAGCAGTCACAGACGATGTTTGCTCGACGGGTATTTGAGTTGTTGGCTTCCAATACTGTTGTTGTTTCAAATTTCTCCCGTGGCACTCGCCTGCTTTTTGGGGATCTCGTTGTATCTTCAGATAATCAAGAGCAAATTGCTGAACGTATGCGGCCAATCATTAGTGATGAGCTGCATTATCGTAAGCTGCGTCTTCTAGGTTTACGCAAGGTGATGACTGAGCATACTTATGCTCAGCGTTTAGCCTATATCCAAGCTAAACTGACGGGGAAAAAATTTGCTGTTCATCAGCCTTTAGTTGTTCTACTTGCTGAAGCAAAAAATGGGTCGGAACAGCAGCGGATTCTGGATTCTTTTCAGCGCCAAAATTATAAGAACAAGCAGTTGTACCTCGTTACACCAGAGGGTGTGGCGAATGTTGAGGGTGTTACTTGTTACTCCGTTCTCGAGGATGCCTTCCAAGCCACTATGTCATTGTCGAAAGATGATTTGATAGGTGAAATGCATGCCGATGACTATTATGGAGAGCACTATCTGACGGATTTAGCCTTGGCAAGTACCTATACTACAGCCTCGGCTTTCGGGAAATCAGCTCATTATTGTGCCCGTGATGGTGTCCCCGTCCTGCTAGGGGATTCGCATCAGTACCGAGAAGTAGACATATTGCCTTTACGTGCTGCACTGGTGCGAGGTTCAGCGTGGAAACATCACCAAGTGGCACGTTCCTGGCTGAATCCAGGGCAGGCCAATATCCAGGTTCCTGGAATGCTGGCGATTGACGAGTTCAATTACATCGCTCATGGGTCAGCCCTGTCTGATCAAAGCAGGGCAGTAGCCATGGATCTAATGCTACTAGATCAAGGTGTGTCTTTCTGCAATCATCTGGCAGCTGTTGCGGAGGGGTTGCCAGCATTTTCGCAGGAGGATGCAGACGATAGCAGTAGCCTGCCACAGCTGGGCGCGCAAGAGCTACTGGA
Protein-coding sequences here:
- a CDS encoding glycosyltransferase, producing the protein MLQSKVSSAARAFRDGEFAQAMALYKELGEQLGHQFFAANLALCQSRLGASAGYGELASLPVKQLRVAGVMDEFTFHSYDPECELLQLHPEHCIEQLERFKPHILFIESAWQGFEQLWKLKISTNGPEINACIDWCKRNGVPTLFWNKEDPVHFGTFIPLAKQVDYVFTTDIDCVPKYKARVGHDHVYFLPFAAQPKTHNPLEIFDRKDAFNFAGSYYLRYPERQRDFAALIGAVKGLRPVDIYDRNADNPHPHYTFPDEYKPMILGKLPFSEIDRAYKGYRYGINMNTIKQSQTMFARRVFELLASNTVVVSNFSRGTRLLFGDLVVSSDNQEQIAERMRPIISDELHYRKLRLLGLRKVMTEHTYAQRLAYIQAKLTGKKFAVHQPLVVLLAEAKNGSEQQRILDSFQRQNYKNKQLYLVTPEGVANVEGVTCYSVLEDAFQATMSLSKDDLIGEMHADDYYGEHYLTDLALASTYTTASAFGKSAHYCARDGVPVLLGDSHQYREVDILPLRAALVRGSAWKHHQVARSWLNPGQANIQVPGMLAIDEFNYIAHGSALSDQSRAVAMDLMLLDQGVSFCNHLAAVAEGLPAFSQEDADDSSSLPQLGAQELLEWIPSKEGVTLSIVDGQIRLVSTLEPGQHLYLYSRNARVRQDLNLVLNSQFHLHCEQLINIKTVFEFQDKRGKKISYQMNPAGDKHALAIPAHCTKVRFGLRIEGPGEITIEKLVLGSTAERPAAVITKSPYLVLAKQYPAYDDLYRYGFVHSRIRAYKEAGQLVDMYKIHNGPAEYREFANVDVATGDARLLEATLATGQVKHVLVHIMDQNMWKVLEKYVDKVQITVWAHGSEIQSWWRREFEFELMSESEIARQKKLSDNRMGFWKRLFSNPPDNFHVVFVSSYFAEEVFEDLKVRLPKEKYSIIHNPIDVGLFSYREKDAEQRKKVLSIRPYASRKYANDLSVQAILKLSKEPVFNDLEFKFIGDGVLFEETVAPLRQFSNVNIERKFITHHEIAQMHKEYGVFLTPTRMDSQGVSRDEAMASGLVPVTTAVTAIPEFVDDLSGFLVKPESAEALAAAILQLYENPDEFCEKSMEAAKRVRRQCASDIIAKSEIQIFN
- the wecC gene encoding UDP-N-acetyl-D-mannosamine dehydrogenase, with translation MFETLSMIGLGYIGLPTATLFASRRKKVIGVDVNAYAVDTINQGRIHIVEPELDMLVQAAVHGGYLRATLTPEAADAFLIAVPTPFLEGNKPDLSYIADAAKAIAPVLAKGNLVILESTSPVGTTEQLAQWLAEARPDLSFPQQAGEEADIQVAYCPERVLPGRVVHELVSNDRVIGGMTQKATEMATELYRIFVEGALVPTNARTAEMCKLTENSFRDVNIAFANELSLICDRLNINVWELISLANRHPRVNILQPGAGVGGHCIAVDPWFIVDKTPEEARIVRLAREINDYKPEWVVEKVKAAIAGVLSLRPDARMADIKVACLGLAFKPDIDDLRESPAVGVAKKIASLGCKVHAVEPNIKELPAKLQGTGIELSALGSALADADVVCVLVKHRPFIEQVAEIRKHAQCIDVVGLFAE